A single genomic interval of Pochonia chlamydosporia 170 chromosome 7, whole genome shotgun sequence harbors:
- a CDS encoding heterokaryon incompatibility protein (similar to Beauveria bassiana ARSEF 2860 XP_008596991.1), protein MDSPTDPVVSGMISRIEELANETLSKVDRNPTGSKEQHCSKYLVEAVDRCRRVLIHCVKTYDRIERKKEAAEQAETFFPSMQHILDAGVFAELMYSTSLTDRSFHGKFLQLEELAASIDKICGQYVPHAGSNTRPAPPNEYWTRMEGLIDYVLKPGELGPWINLDEVRGWITRCEKDHGHCKVSEANQQIFQARPTWLVDVRRMCLVKSEPGQRYVALSYLCATDGFKTTKNNIADLQKPGTLQNIAEAGIDGKKITPTVLHAIQLTACLGENYLWVDSLCLTHDDQPLLHQELVNMGSIFTNAAFTIVVPSTPASSGLYGIQDVTPSIAKRQYHRPLWWEKPSNVSKRIEEQQKVLLSQGWGSPWRKRAWTYQEHMFSRKLLILDENSATWNCHCQVYFEGVTAPDRPCGKYEANGQGWKLTNAKFKDYATHVSSYNTRLLTHEKESLQAFGGIMSTLQAGWGGSWVSGLPSVFFDLALLWYNEKPLKKRVATKSGLLAPTWSWAVWQGEVSFLDELKGKDWIKSLADWKFGTATGRNWTPVAGLQNSSAGQEGHANRPVDAGIANAMAGLDISEGSTADVASALSKLHLDDSQTPSTIYFTPFLLSAKVQLLKLHVMEFSTAGIPLVNKDDECIGMITPHETITSKTDVKNIVVEVVSVSEMCIDGMELYNVLWIERVDGIAFRKGVGRVVKEMWVGLKAEVVDLVLG, encoded by the exons ATGGACTCGCCAACGGACCCTGTCGTGAGCGGCATGATCAGCCGTATCGAAGAACTTGCGAATGAGACACTCTCCAAAGTTGACCGAAACCCAACAGGGTCCAAAGAACAACACTGCTCCAAGTATTTGGTAGAAGCTGTGGATCGCTGTCGTAGGGTCCTAATCCATTGCGTGAAGACCTATGATAGGATCGAGAGGAAAAAAGAAGCTGCTGAACAGGCAGAGACATTCTTCCCATCTATGCAGCACATTCTGGACGCTGGTGTGTTTGCGGAATTGATGTATTCGACCAGCTTAACGGATCGATCATTTCATGGAAAGTTTCTGCAGTTGGAGGAACTTGCTGCGTCTATTGATAAAATATGTGGCCAATACGTGCC CCACGCCGGATCCAATACTAGACCAGCGCCTCCAAATGAATACTGGACTCGGATGGAGGGTTTGATAGACTATGTGTTGAAACCCGGGGAACTGGGCCCCTGGATCAACTTGGATGAGGTTCGAGGCTGGATCACAAGGTGCGAGAAGGATCATGGCCACTGTAAGGTGTCAGAGGCGAATCAGCAGATATTCCAAGCtcggccaacatggctggtggaTGTGCGAAGAATGTGTCTAGTGAAGAGTGAGCCGGGACAGCGATACGTTGCGCTGAGTTATCTCTGCGCAACTGACGGCTTCAAGACTACAAAGAACAACATCGCGGACCTTCAGAAACCTGGCACACTGCAGAATATTGCTGAAGCCGGTATTGACGGCAAGAAGATTACGCCCACGGTTCTACACGCAATCCAGTTAACAGCCTGTCTTGGAGAGAATTACCTCTGGGTTGACTCTCTCTGTCTTACACACGACGACCAGCCGCTGCTACACCAAGAGCTAGTCAACATGGGATCAATCTTTACCAATGCGGCATTCACCATTGTCGTGCCTTCTACACCAGCGTCTTCAGGTCTCTACGGGATTCAAGACGTCACGCCATCAATTGCCAAGAGACAATACCACCGGCCACTTTGGTGGGAAAAGCCTTCAAACGTGTCCAAGCGCATCGAGGAGCAGCAAAAGGTGCTTCTATCCCAGGGCTGGGGGTCTCCCTGGCGCAAACGTGCCTGGACATACCAAGAACACATGTTTTCAAGGAAACTTCTCATCTTGGACGAGAATTCCGCGACGTGGaactgccattgccaagtaTATTTTGAGGGTGTCACTGCCCCGGACCGACCATGCGGGAAATATGAAGCCAATGGACAAGGGTGGAAACTTACCAATGCCAAGTTTAAAGACTATGCTACACATGTATCTTCGTATAATACGCGATTGCTTACACATGAGAAGGAGTCTTTGCAGGCCTTTGGGGGCATCATGTCCACTCTGCAGGCGGGCTGGGGAGGGAGCTGGGTATCAGGCCTGCCAAGTGTGTTTTTTGACCTTGCGCTGTTGTGGTATAATGAgaagccgttgaagaagagagtTGCCACTAAGTCTGGGCTATTGGCACCGACTTGGTCCTGGGCTGTATGGCAGGGAGAGGTTTCTTTCCTGGATGAGCTCAAGGGGAAGGATTGGATCAAGTCTCTCGCAGACTGGAAGTTTGGTACAGCCACTGGACGCAACTGGACTCCAGTTGCAGGTCTTCAAAACTCGTCAGCAGGACAGGAAGGTCACGCCAATCGGCCCGTGGATGCTGGTATTGCCAACGCCATGGCCGGTTTAGATATTTCAGAGGGTTCTACCGCGGATGTCGCCTCTGCCTTGTCCAAACTACACCTCGACGACTCTCAGACCCCGAGTACAATTTACTTCACACCGTTTTTGCTCTCTGCCAAAGTACAGCTTTTGAAACTTCACGTTATGGAATTTTCGACGGCGGGCATCCCTCTTGTTAATAAAGATGACGAGTGTATTGGGATGATCACGCCACACGAAACCATAACCAGCAAAACGGATGTGAAGAACATCGTAGTGGAGGTGGTGAGTGTCTCAGAAATGTGCATTGACGGAATGGAATTGTATAATGTTCTTTGGATTGAGCGGGTAGACGGCATAGCCTTCAGAAAGGGTGTGGGGAGGGTTGTCAAAGAAATGTGGGTTGGTTTGAAGGCTGAAGTTGTAGACCTTGTGTTGGGCTAG
- a CDS encoding G-protein coupled receptor (similar to Beauveria bassiana ARSEF 2860 XP_008594187.1) — MPGTFLSAGQARALNIILQLGSSLSIAGCIFIITTFCFCKSFHKPINRLVFYASFGNFFASVAFMMAGIYVNAPRSAGCQAQGFLLDMFVAADAFWTLAMAINVYLTFYFRFDAVRLRQMEIPYLIFCYAVPFTPAFAYLFIKNAAGERVYGSAGIWCWITPKWDILRIATFYGPVWGILAITLTIYLRSGSTIYRKHRQLRKFQGTGSGAISSTNRGEVGTNMKTTEVTIISESVGKSETMEMQALGGQATAHASSNPQQFRRDKTPMGAEDSTQPSTHAPTHATSVSAGAVSRPQRRIYHEVNNAAWQYTKCALLFFLVIVITWIPSSANRVYSYIHPGEISITLQFMSATVLPLQGFWNAVIYAVTSAAACKQLFNQIKELVLEKTGRDGGSNIRGRQDEPRRSMGIGGNFGTVRNNGADSETESMRELAKSVDGSDDGRSASIAVSKRGA; from the exons ATGCCGGGGACTTTTCTGTCAGCCGGCCAGGCTAGGGCCCTCAATATCATCCTGCAACTGGGGTCATCACTGTCCATTGCTGGCTGCATTTTCATTATTACTACATTTTGCTTCTGCAAATCTTTTCACAAGCCTATCAATAGGCTGGTATTCTATGCTTCTTTTGGGAACTTCTTTGCAAGCGTTGCCTTTATGATGGCAGGCATATATGTCAATGCGCCTCGGAGTGCTGGTTGCCAGGCGCAAGGGTTTCTCCTAGACAT GTTTGTTGCGGCTGATGCGTTTTGGACcctcgccatggccatcaatgtATACCTCACCTTCTACTTCCGATTTGATGCTGTGCGGCTGAGGCAGATGGAGATTCCGTACCTGATATTTTGCTACGCTGTCCCATTCACCCCTGCCTTTGCCTACTTATTTATCAAGAACGCGGCAGGCGAGCGTGTCTATGGATCTGCTGGCATTTGGTGCTGGATTACGCCGAAATGGGATATTCTTCGCATTGCTACGTTCTATGGGCCGGTGTG GGGCATCCTCGCAATCACTCTAACCATCTATCTCCGCTCCGGCAGCACCATATACAGGAAGCATCGCCAACTTCGCAAGTTCCAAGGGACTGGTTCCGGGGCTATATCGTCAACAAATCGCGGCGAAGTTGGTACCAACATGAAGACGACGGAGGTTACCATCATTTCTGAGTCGGTCGGCAAGTCAGAGACGATGGAGATGCAGGCCTTGGGAGGCCAAGCCACTGCTCATGCGTCCAGTAACCCACAACAATTCCGTCGTGACAAAACGCCAATGGGAGCGGAAGACTCTACACAGCCATCTACACACGCGCCAACGCATGCTACCTCGGTATCGGCTGGTGCGGTTTCTCGTCCGCAACGACGTATTTACCACGAAGTCAACAATGCGGCATGGCAATACACGAAGTGCGctctgctcttcttcctAGTCATCGTCATTACTTGGATACCGTCCAGCGCGAACCGTGTCTATTCATACATTCACCCCGGCGAGATCAGCATAACGTTGCAGTTCATGAGCGCAACCGTGCTGCCATTGCAAGGATTTTGGAACGCTGTTATTTACGCCGTCACCTCGGCTGCGGCTTGTAAGCAGCTTTTCAACCAGATAAAGgagctggtgttggagaaaACGGGCAGAGACGGCGGAAGCAATATCCGGGGTAGACAAGACGAGCCACGACGCTCGATGGGCATTGGGGGTAATTTCGGGACAGTAAGGAATAATGGCGCGGACTCAGAAACTGAAAGCATGAGGGAGCTGGCGAAGAGTGTTGATGGTTCGGATGATGGACGAAGCGCGAGTATTGCCGTCTCTAAACGCGGAGCTTAG
- a CDS encoding nop14-like family domain-containing protein, producing the protein MSNPTILEALQWHTTAIGTSSLPKGHNTRVKTHIRISTWTEWSDFTYENVMAMYADQLERPYHGQKERIALAKDLWVYNEASVDDLQRKFPFTIINSALDSIMTEETRPHAPYYGRGAMSRGSGYVPDWACVSDREYHNNNYKSIVTGDTKTSAKWQPEMYNSAHTHTFLEWQKVVTQVAAYANRFRTRYGFIVTDKEVVILRFKRERIAPGIAASRPRRRPNTRVNFSQTSSPHSSSSDPSLPSSESYDDDEDQGVDDNIEYKTIPWGVNGPGKLTAKLALAVLPLMALHGERHLARSYPGLNTWRTDGTGVRHNTTGEFRKRAPPGAIMEEDEGDEDDEDDEDDEEDEDDEEDEEDEEDEDDGDSRPGSIYGDIELPKPKHVTKNKFSKK; encoded by the coding sequence ATGTCCAACCCCACcattcttgaagctcttcAGTGGCATACCACGGCCATTGGCACTTCGTCCCTTCCCAAGGGTCATAATACGAGAGTTAAGACGCATATTAGAATCTCTACTTGGACTGAGTGGTCAGACTTCACATATGAAAACGTCATGGCGATGTATGCAGACCAGTTGGAACGTCCGTACCATGGTCAGAAAGAACGAATAGCGTTGGCAAAAGACCTTTGGGTCTACAACGAAGCCTCCGTTGATGACTTGCAGCGGAAATTCCCCTTCACAATCATTAATAGTGCTCTGGACTCCATAATGACGGAAGAGACTCGGCCGCACGCTCCTTATTACGGTCGCGGAGCGATGTCCCGGGGTTCCGGCTACGTACCTGACTGGGCCTGCGTCTCGGACCGGGAATATCACAACAATAATTACAAGAGTATCGTTACTGGCGACACCAAAACAAGCGCCAAATGGCAACCCGAAATGTACAATAGTGCGCACACGCACACTTTTTTAGAGTGGCAAAAAGTCGTCACACAAGTGGCCGCATATGCAAACAGATTCCGTACCCGGTATGGCTTCATTGTTACAGACAAGGAAGTTGTGATTCTTAGGTTCAAACGTGAACGCATTGCACCTGGCATCGCCGCAAGCCGTCCTCGCCGACGACCAAACACTAGAGTTAACTTTAGCCAGACGTCTAGCCCACATTCATCCTCTAGTGACCCAAGTCTACCCTCGTCCGAGTCctacgatgatgatgaggatcAGGGAGTGGACGATAATATTGAGTATAAGACTATTCCCTGGGGGGTAAACGGGCCTGGTAAGCTCACGGCAAAGCTGGCTCTCGCCGTCCTGCCACTGATGGCTCTGCATGGTGAGCGCCATCTCGCTCGCTCGTATCCTGGACTCAACACATGGCGAACCGATGGGACAGGCGTACGGCACAATACAACGGGCGAATTCCGCAAAAGGGCGCCGCCAGGCGCGATAatggaagaggatgaaggtgacgaagacgacgaagacgacgaagacgacgaagaggatgaagatgacgaagaggacgaagaggatgaagaggacgaagatgacggagACAGCAGACCAGGATCAATATATGGTGACATCGAGCTACCCAAACCAAAACATGTGACAAAGAACAAGTTCTCAAAAAAATAA